The stretch of DNA ATGAATAACTCAGTAATCAAAAGTCAAAGCTTACCAAACTTATACAGAAGGAAACTGCTGAGCAGTTCCATCAATTCTGCAGCCTTAAGCAACTCAACGGTAAACATCTGCTAAAGTGTTAATGAGAAATTATTAATGCAATCATGTAGCTGTGTGAGTTTAAGAATTTAacaccttttatttttttaggtcGACTCTTTTACAGCCAACCAAAGGCTAATTGGAACACCGACATATATGAAAGTTTACGATGTTTCACAAAATCGTTCTTCACTTGGGAGTCAACATTCGGAGCCCATGAGCACATCTTCAACAGATAACCAAACGTCTTCTGATAAAAGCCAAACAAAACAATCTTTCAATTTAGTAAAACTGTTTATGAAACAGAAAAGTATGAGTAATGATGGTATAGTAGGGATGGATCAAATAGATCGATCGGAATGCTGGCCGTCTAGTTCAGGTGGGGAAAGCGGAGAGTCAATGGGGGAGCAAAAGACAGGCATTTTTAAAAGTACTCATGCTGAGAGACCTCAAGTCGAATTACCAATCGAGGCTCTTGAGGAACCATCATTAGGGGTTTATGAAGAAATTCGACCAACAAACCCATTTAATAGAGTTTATGACGAAGTGTtaatagaagaagaagaaattgAAGGATATAGGGCAAGTGATAACGAATCCAATTTATATGCTGTAGTAAATAAACCTCACCTTAAAAGAGCGAACTTGAATATAACTAATAGTCCTTCTAAAGGAAGAAACAGTAGAAGATCATGTTCCTCACAATCCTCGGCTACGAGTGTTAGTATTTCTAGTTGTTCTGAGTCTGATGGTACCCAAATAACAAGAATCAATAGGGTATTACAAAGAGAACCAAGTGATAATAAAGCTACTTCTACGCATCTTGAAGCCGAAACGCTAGACAAAAGTATGCAAACATCAATGCTTCAAGCTTCATCCATGTCACATGACCGAGAAATATATAAGATCGTAGAAGCTTCATTCCTTGAAAAACTAAAAGAGGGTGGTTGTGAGAAAccagtttttgttttgtatcCTAATTACACTTTACCAGACATAAGCTTTTTGAATGGCAGACCAAATATCTACTTGAGTCCAGTGAAAGTAAACATATCCCCAAAATCAAATGATACTAGACGAAATAGAATGCAAGTAAAAGGTAAACGACCTTTTTCATGCAACGATGTAGAAATGCTTAAGAAAAAAGGTCTGGGCCACATCAAAGATTGGGATTCTCTGAATTTTTTGTTGCCTCTGGAATGCAAGCAGCTGCTCTCAGAAATGCCTGAATTGATGCAGCATATGAAGGAGAAAGAGCTATCGAATAAATGTGATAAATATTGTAATGTATCACCTGCGTCAAAACAGAGGAATAGGCCAATGAGTTGTGATTGTAATAATCTAGCCAACACTACAGCCGTTTCCTCAAGTTCAAGTACAGCCACTCAACCATCCTCAGGATATCGAGGATCATCGACAATGTTAACTGATGAATCAGCTCAGAATAGTCCAGCTCCTACAGGGAACTTTAATCCATTGTTTGTATACCGCTATGATAGTGCTACAAGTTCGGAAGCTAGTTGTGCCAATATCGAAGGCCAAAGAATAAATCCTTCGATACCAAAAAGGTCACTATCACTTGCCGATCAAAATAGAATAGCGAAACAAGGAGAACTTGCTCCTCCAAGACCACCTTTACCTAAGAGTATTTTACGTAAATCCATGGATAAAACACGCAAATCCACCGCACACACAAAACGATACAGCATGTTTGAACTAGACGATATTATACAAGACCCAATAGTGTGTGCCACAGCAGCTGTGGAACATAAAACTAAAAGAAGATCGCTTCAAGAGCCCTATTATCTTCAAAATCAAACAAATTTCGACTAtagaaaaaataatgatttggCTGCCAAGAGACTATCTCAGCAATTCTTAGATGCGGCTGAAAAGGACGCAGACTATAACGAGTATTACCAAGATGAAGGAGTTGGAACTGAAAGTAGCCTTGAATCAGGAAAATCGAATGAAATTAAGTTTCACAGACCGCATACGCCTCCACTTCCTAAACCAAGAACGAAGAAAATTGAGTACATTGATTTTCCACCACCCGGCGCACTCATAAGCAGCGCCGATTTACAACAGCTAGAAGAATTTCTTAAGCAAAGTGGCATCAACTGCCAAAACATGGATGAATGGGATCAAAATCAAGTCCAAAAGGTAAGAAGTCAGGttaccaaatttcttcaaatgaAGCGTTCCCAAGAAGAAAATCAAAGGTCGACGGATTCAAGTAGCAGTAGTTGCAACAGCAAGAAATCTGTCAGCTTTGCACAAAAGCCAGACGCTAAAGCTGATGTACAACAAAGTCAGACAAAGCCCGTAGATGAACTGAAGGTAGCAAGTCTTGCTACACCGCCTAACTCGCCGAATATCTCTGCTATGGTAGCACAAAGACACTATCAGGTAACGTAATTTACTACCCGTTCAATCTGCACCATAATGCCAGTTCGTGCCTGTAAGtatttttgttcttttatttctttttattacttttgttaTAGCAGAACTTCGGCATGTCTCACGGTACCATTTATTTTCattccttttatattatttaccatgatacatacctactatttcTTTTGTTTATGCTTGATTCATTGGCTACTTTATGCTGGTGGAATGGCTTAATGCAAATACAGGTAATTCTCTAAAAATGTGTATGTTTTAGGGCAAAAACTTAGCTGAGATACCTATTTGTGAAGAAGGGGAAGTAAGTCCTGATGAATTTTTAAGTCCAACAACACATCACGAAGGAAGGCAAAAATACGACCTAATAGATGTCTCCCAAAAAAGAGGTAATTAAGTTAGCTCCCTTTCAAACCATAATCTATCTTTTAATGTATTTTGCAAACTAATTTATTAAACATTTTCATTTGCAGCTTTAGTATCTAACGTGACAGATGCTGTTGAAATGTTGATACAGCACTTTTCCCCGGCAACGGATCAGGCAGAACTTGCTTTCTTAGGCGATTCAAAACAATCTCCGGCTTGCGCTAAGATTGCCCTGAATGCTTTGTGCCCAGCATTATACGCCATATTCAGAGATGgtttaaaagaaaacatcgaAACTTCTTTTGGAGCTGTCAATAACTCAGTCTGGCAAATGGTAGAAGCGACAGCCAGACAAGgtaacttaaaataatttaaattacaataaaattaaagaatatGGGTAAAAGACGAAAGGTATATCGTATTTTTTCTTTCAGGTCCCATCACTAAGTCCCTTAATGAACTGGTTTTAAGAATAAACAGCGAAGACGCAGTTACGGAAGGTCTGGTTAAATTTAACGCATTTATTTTAGGTctattaaagtaagtataaataccttcaaatatatttttaagaatgTGATCTGTTGAGGAAAGTTCAATAAACGATGTTCTTATTTGTTACAGCGCACAATCTGTAGACGCCTGGGTTTCGTACGTACGGACGCGGGAGTCAATACTTGAAAAGCACTACGACCCTGATTCTCTTATCTTAGCGGGTTGTGTAGGCGAATCACGATGTAGAGCGCTATTGGATACATTGCTGGCCAGCCTCGAGCCACTCAGATTGCTGCCGTTTTCCCTTGATCTCATGTTTGAAATGCGCGAACTACACCGAAGCTTCAAGAGGATCGAGAACGACATGAGAGCTGCTAGTCGGGTGAGTAAACTTTCAAAAAATCTCTCACCAAATCACTTAAACATTAAGTAAGTATGGAATGTATTTCGTGCATTGATGTCACATACATACTACATATTAACTGCGCCGCAAATCCGAGCAGACATCGctttatttgcattttattgtttattgcaTGTGCTTTCGAGACACGATTCACCGCGAACGGAAACTTTCAGCGTATACTTTCGTGCACAGCTTTCATAAAATGCAAATAAAGGCTTAACCGAACGATCGATGTCGATAGGCGATCTGTCAAGGACATTTCCCCCATAATTCTAACAATAGTTCGCTGCATGATCTTTATACTTTGATGTATTTAACAGCCCACTACGATTAACACCCCGCCACTAACACTGAACCAGAGAAACCTGCTGAAGTTGGTCCGCTCCATGCAGTCCAGCGCCGTGTCGAGTGACGACTGTCAGACCAGTGTCATCATGCGACACAGAGAGCCCAGAAACAAGGAGCCATCCACGCCAGACTTGTTGAACGATTCGGCTAATGTTAAGACTACGATTGAAAAAAATAGGCCGAGGTCTTGCGTTAACCCATCCGCCATAGGCTACGACGTATGCCCCAGTAACAGTAGGATTGACTTAGAGAATAATAGAAGATGGTCGGGGGTACATCTTGGCTCCAAATTAATGCAAGCCTTTGACAGATTGGTATTCGACGACAGTGATGATTATACTGATAGTCTAGAAAACCATAAGCCTCCCGCTAGAGCGCCCGGCAATGACACGAAGGTAACTTGGAGGGAACCTATGTGTGGATTACATGCAATTGTGCTTTGTTTGGTAGCGTTTTGTTTCGTTGGTCACTTTTTTACAGGATTAACCGCTTTATGCTTTTGACATTGTgtttacatattaattattttatgtatcGTATTTAGAACCCACCATTACTTTGCTTAGTTGAATAATATTTACCCGCTGTTCATAAACCGAAGCCAGAGCTTACATAAATCATAAACCTAAACCAACAGGAAATTCTATCGGCATCGCTCCTCCGTTCCTAGGTACTTCCTATCATACAACCTGCGGTTTATGTATAGAATACGCCGAGTCGTAAATAAAAGGAAACACGCATGAATATCGTAAAGTGACTAGAACTTTATTACTTGGTTTTGTTTGTTGACCTTTAAGAAAGTTTGTagcattttaaaatcttttgattTATGCATTTCGGAAATATTAACTTATCGTACTGTGAACCCGCCGACGACGGTTTAAATAGTACGTTGATAGGTCTGTCAGTAGGTTCACTTTTTAAATAATGCGCTCAAAGTAAGAATAAGAAGGTCTCTATCTGTCATTTGTTTTTGTTGcttgaaaattaaattagtaaGGAAATACTTCGTATACTATGTTtagcaattttttctacattgtACTACAAATATATATACAATATTTTCATCTAAGATGTCACAATGTGGCGGAAATTTTCCTGTTCTTAGTTTGAACGCATGATACCTAATGTTTAGAGGAGATCCTTGCACGTTAGATGCTCATCCATTTGTAGCAACATTTAGTAACTGATCTGGTTTGTTAGCTGGACACAAGCGGCGAGGAGCAGTGGCGGCCCGGCTCAGCCAACAGCAGCGCGAGCGGGAACACAGGCACTGGCAGCAACAACTCTGGCGGCAAGTTCAGGCGGTTGCAGCTCAAATGGGAAATGCTGAGCACCGCAGAAAGCCCCGGCACGCCATCtggtaagttaaaaaaaaaatcagatacaagttcgcccttgactgcaatctcacctggtgataagtgatgatgcagtctaagatagaaacgggctaacctagaaaggatatgccagtttttattaaacccataccctttggtttctacacggcatcgcgaCGGAACACTAAACCGCTTGGCGATATGGCTTT from Maniola jurtina chromosome 10, ilManJurt1.1, whole genome shotgun sequence encodes:
- the LOC123868813 gene encoding uncharacterized protein LOC123868813 isoform X1; translated protein: MIGFVLCVVAKIIDLAISAYSGEDVGRYEFLHRKRRRRKSSKGPPPRLGLKAASPGVTDEDCNSNTSLAGSLHSTHDELDAHCDNSGYLWLLDYNPMFRDGSCHHISVLSSVSASYKGISDLTSRFEFASRYKDIARDLDANLAEADMESFKTEDIHALLMTADLPHDAIIDDITHDSNPQGEMFASISSSILEKFRFDSSMSGSSLQGEESVGSINTMSICKSELLFSPVKEGAHGVHFSVDSLDCELPTEQDLILTCQANKDNYTIAFEGSLTIYSEDSECAEPAVNQKHDKLVKKDFNIALDSDERTRRNIELLERCKKLTNKLTTSMARSDLGLTTWSKLKKQNSQSPLQRHPSGNNNENSNEAADTTNEMNNSVIKSQSLPNLYRRKLLSSSINSAALSNSTVDSFTANQRLIGTPTYMKVYDVSQNRSSLGSQHSEPMSTSSTDNQTSSDKSQTKQSFNLVKLFMKQKSMSNDGIVGMDQIDRSECWPSSSGGESGESMGEQKTGIFKSTHAERPQVELPIEALEEPSLGVYEEIRPTNPFNRVYDEVLIEEEEIEGYRASDNESNLYAVVNKPHLKRANLNITNSPSKGRNSRRSCSSQSSATSVSISSCSESDGTQITRINRVLQREPSDNKATSTHLEAETLDKSMQTSMLQASSMSHDREIYKIVEASFLEKLKEGGCEKPVFVLYPNYTLPDISFLNGRPNIYLSPVKVNISPKSNDTRRNRMQVKGKRPFSCNDVEMLKKKGLGHIKDWDSLNFLLPLECKQLLSEMPELMQHMKEKELSNKCDKYCNVSPASKQRNRPMSCDCNNLANTTAVSSSSSTATQPSSGYRGSSTMLTDESAQNSPAPTGNFNPLFVYRYDSATSSEASCANIEGQRINPSIPKRSLSLADQNRIAKQGELAPPRPPLPKSILRKSMDKTRKSTAHTKRYSMFELDDIIQDPIVCATAAVEHKTKRRSLQEPYYLQNQTNFDYRKNNDLAAKRLSQQFLDAAEKDADYNEYYQDEGVGTESSLESGKSNEIKFHRPHTPPLPKPRTKKIEYIDFPPPGALISSADLQQLEEFLKQSGINCQNMDEWDQNQVQKVRSQVTKFLQMKRSQEENQRSTDSSSSSCNSKKSVSFAQKPDAKADVQQSQTKPVDELKVASLATPPNSPNISAMVAQRHYQGKNLAEIPICEEGEVSPDEFLSPTTHHEGRQKYDLIDVSQKRALVSNVTDAVEMLIQHFSPATDQAELAFLGDSKQSPACAKIALNALCPALYAIFRDGLKENIETSFGAVNNSVWQMVEATARQGPITKSLNELVLRINSEDAVTEGLVKFNAFILGLLNAQSVDAWVSYVRTRESILEKHYDPDSLILAGCVGESRCRALLDTLLASLEPLRLLPFSLDLMFEMRELHRSFKRIENDMRAASRPTTINTPPLTLNQRNLLKLVRSMQSSAVSSDDCQTSVIMRHREPRNKEPSTPDLLNDSANVKTTIEKNRPRSCVNPSAIGYDVCPSNSRIDLENNRRWSGVHLGSKLMQAFDRLVFDDSDDYTDSLENHKPPARAPGNDTKLDTSGEEQWRPGSANSSASGNTGTGSNNSGGKFRRLQLKWEMLSTAESPGTPSGETSPATARGSKIPRPVSSPVRPQAPAIQSPAKNAHRGIPVPVRKGSSPTTSTPRPNTARTAAAAKKPPQPANRVIPEKSTRKPADKTRVANVGAKKTNSSKKSPASRVDGACGGGAPRPASLPYGRAAPPPAPRRAASSSAARAHAHHAQQQKNKYVRTLWHRLPSDSGHLAFNEGERLRLILEVDDQYLLCCRGEQKGLVPRDAVLLEDF
- the LOC123868813 gene encoding uncharacterized protein LOC123868813 isoform X5, encoding MIGFVLCVVAKIIDLAISAYSGEDVGRYEFLHRKRRRRKSSKGPPPRLGLKAASPGVTDEDCNSNTSLAGSLHSTHDELDAHCDNSGYLWLLDYNPMFRDGSCHHISVLSSVSASYKGISDLTSRFEFASRYKDIARDLDANLAEADMESFKTEDIHALLMTADLPHDAIIDDITHDSNPQGEMFASISSSILEKFRFDSSMSGSSLQGEESVGSINTMSICKSELLFSPVKEGAHGVHFSVDSLDCELPTEQDLILTCQANKDNYTIAFEGSLTIYSEDSECAEPAVNQKHDKLVKKDFNIALDSDERTRRNIELLERCKKLTNKLTTSMARSDLGLTTWSKLKKQNSQSPLQRHPSGNNNENSNEAADTTNEMNNSVIKSQSLPNLYRRKLLSSSINSAALSNSTVDSFTANQRLIGTPTYMKVYDVSQNRSSLGSQHSEPMSTSSTDNQTSSDKSQTKQSFNLVKLFMKQKSMSNDGIVGMDQIDRSECWPSSSGGESGESMGEQKTGIFKSTHAERPQVELPIEALEEPSLGVYEEIRPTNPFNRVYDEVLIEEEEIEGYRASDNESNLYAVVNKPHLKRANLNITNSPSKGRNSRRSCSSQSSATSVSISSCSESDGTQITRINRVLQREPSDNKATSTHLEAETLDKSMQTSMLQASSMSHDREIYKIVEASFLEKLKEGGCEKPVFVLYPNYTLPDISFLNGRPNIYLSPVKVNISPKSNDTRRNRMQVKGKRPFSCNDVEMLKKKGLGHIKDWDSLNFLLPLECKQLLSEMPELMQHMKEKELSNKCDKYCNVSPASKQRNRPMSCDCNNLANTTAVSSSSSTATQPSSGYRGSSTMLTDESAQNSPAPTGNFNPLFVYRYDSATSSEASCANIEGQRINPSIPKRSLSLADQNRIAKQGELAPPRPPLPKSILRKSMDKTRKSTAHTKRYSMFELDDIIQDPIVCATAAVEHKTKRRSLQEPYYLQNQTNFDYRKNNDLAAKRLSQQFLDAAEKDADYNEYYQDEGVGTESSLESGKSNEIKFHRPHTPPLPKPRTKKIEYIDFPPPGALISSADLQQLEEFLKQSGINCQNMDEWDQNQVQKVRSQVTKFLQMKRSQEENQRSTDSSSSSCNSKKSVSFAQKPDAKADVQQSQTKPVDELKVASLATPPNSPNISAMVAQRHYQGKNLAEIPICEEGEVSPDEFLSPTTHHEGRQKYDLIDVSQKRALVSNVTDAVEMLIQHFSPATDQAELAFLGDSKQSPACAKIALNALCPALYAIFRDGLKENIETSFGAVNNSVWQMVEATARQGPITKSLNELVLRINSEDAVTEGLVKFNAFILGLLNAQSVDAWVSYVRTRESILEKHYDPDSLILAGCVGESRCRALLDTLLASLEPLRLLPFSLDLMFEMRELHRSFKRIENDMRAASRPTTINTPPLTLNQRNLLKLVRSMQSSAVSSDDCQTSVIMRHREPRNKEPSTPDLLNDSANVKTTIEKNRPRSCVNPSAIGYDVCPSNSRIDLENNRRWSGVHLGSKLMQAFDRLVFDDSDDYTDSLENHKPPARAPGNDTKLDTSGEEQWRPGSANSSASGNTGTGSNNSGGKFRRLQLKWEMLSTAESPGTPSGETSPATARGSKIPRPVSSPVRPQAPAIQSPAKNAHRGIPVPVRKGSSPTTSTPRPNTARTAAAAKKPPQPANRASRVDGACGGGAPRPASLPYGRAAPPPAPRRAASSSAARAHAHHAQQQKNKYVRTLWHRLPSDSGHLAFNEGERLRLILEVDDQYLLCCRGEQKGLVPRDAVLLEDF
- the LOC123868813 gene encoding uncharacterized protein LOC123868813 isoform X9 encodes the protein MIGFVLCVVAKIIDLAISAYSGEDVGRYEFLHRKRRRRKSSKGPPPRLGLKAASPGVTDEDCNSNTSLAGSLHSTHDELDAHCDNSGYLWLLDYNPMFRDGSCHHISVLSSVSASYKGISDLTSRFEFASRYKDIARDLDANLAEADMESFKTEDIHALLMTADLPHDAIIDDITHDSNPQGEMFASISSSILEKFRFDSSMSGSSLQGEESVGSINTMSICKSELLFSPVKEGAHGVHFSVDSLDCELPTEQDLILTCQANKDNYTIAFEGSLTIYSEDSECAEPAVNQKHDKLVKKDFNIALDSDERTRRNIELLERCKKLTNKLTTSMARSDLGLTTWSKLKKQNSQSPLQRHPSGNNNENSNEAADTTNEMNNSVIKSQSLPNLYRRKLLSSSINSAALSNSTVDSFTANQRLIGTPTYMKVYDVSQNRSSLGSQHSEPMSTSSTDNQTSSDKSQTKQSFNLVKLFMKQKSMSNDGIVGMDQIDRSECWPSSSGGESGESMGEQKTGIFKSTHAERPQVELPIEALEEPSLGVYEEIRPTNPFNRVYDEVLIEEEEIEGYRASDNESNLYAVVNKPHLKRANLNITNSPSKGRNSRRSCSSQSSATSVSISSCSESDGTQITRINRVLQREPSDNKATSTHLEAETLDKSMQTSMLQASSMSHDREIYKIVEASFLEKLKEGGCEKPVFVLYPNYTLPDISFLNGRPNIYLSPVKVNISPKSNDTRRNRMQVKGKRPFSCNDVEMLKKKGLGHIKDWDSLNFLLPLECKQLLSEMPELMQHMKEKELSNKCDKYCNVSPASKQRNRPMSCDCNNLANTTAVSSSSSTATQPSSGYRGSSTMLTDESAQNSPAPTGNFNPLFVYRYDSATSSEASCANIEGQRINPSIPKRSLSLADQNRIAKQGELAPPRPPLPKSILRKSMDKTRKSTAHTKRYSMFELDDIIQDPIVCATAAVEHKTKRRSLQEPYYLQNQTNFDYRKNNDLAAKRLSQQFLDAAEKDADYNEYYQDEGVGTESSLESGKSNEIKFHRPHTPPLPKPRTKKIEYIDFPPPGALISSADLQQLEEFLKQSGINCQNMDEWDQNQVQKVRSQVTKFLQMKRSQEENQRSTDSSSSSCNSKKSVSFAQKPDAKADVQQSQTKPVDELKVASLATPPNSPNISAMVAQRHYQGKNLAEIPICEEGEVSPDEFLSPTTHHEGRQKYDLIDVSQKRALVSNVTDAVEMLIQHFSPATDQAELAFLGDSKQSPACAKIALNALCPALYAIFRDGLKENIETSFGAVNNSVWQMVEATARQGPITKSLNELVLRINSEDAVTEGLVKFNAFILGLLNAQSVDAWVSYVRTRESILEKHYDPDSLILAGCVGESRCRALLDTLLASLEPLRLLPFSLDLMFEMRELHRSFKRIENDMRAASRLDTSGEEQWRPGSANSSASGNTGTGSNNSGGKFRRLQLKWEMLSTAESPGTPSGETSPATARGSKIPRPVSSPVRPQAPAIQSPAKNAHRGIPVPVRKGSSPTTSTPRPNTARTAAAAKKPPQPANRVIPEKSTRKPADKTRVANVGAKKTNSSKKSPASRVDGACGGGAPRPASLPYGRAAPPPAPRRAASSSAARAHAHHAQQQKNKYVRTLWHRLPSDSGHLAFNEGERLRLILEVDDQYLLCCRGEQKGLVPRDAVLLEDF
- the LOC123868813 gene encoding uncharacterized protein LOC123868813 isoform X3 — its product is MMMTEKEVNRMLGPPPRLGLKAASPGVTDEDCNSNTSLAGSLHSTHDELDAHCDNSGYLWLLDYNPMFRDGSCHHISVLSSVSASYKGISDLTSRFEFASRYKDIARDLDANLAEADMESFKTEDIHALLMTADLPHDAIIDDITHDSNPQGEMFASISSSILEKFRFDSSMSGSSLQGEESVGSINTMSICKSELLFSPVKEGAHGVHFSVDSLDCELPTEQDLILTCQANKDNYTIAFEGSLTIYSEDSECAEPAVNQKHDKLVKKDFNIALDSDERTRRNIELLERCKKLTNKLTTSMARSDLGLTTWSKLKKQNSQSPLQRHPSGNNNENSNEAADTTNEMNNSVIKSQSLPNLYRRKLLSSSINSAALSNSTVDSFTANQRLIGTPTYMKVYDVSQNRSSLGSQHSEPMSTSSTDNQTSSDKSQTKQSFNLVKLFMKQKSMSNDGIVGMDQIDRSECWPSSSGGESGESMGEQKTGIFKSTHAERPQVELPIEALEEPSLGVYEEIRPTNPFNRVYDEVLIEEEEIEGYRASDNESNLYAVVNKPHLKRANLNITNSPSKGRNSRRSCSSQSSATSVSISSCSESDGTQITRINRVLQREPSDNKATSTHLEAETLDKSMQTSMLQASSMSHDREIYKIVEASFLEKLKEGGCEKPVFVLYPNYTLPDISFLNGRPNIYLSPVKVNISPKSNDTRRNRMQVKGKRPFSCNDVEMLKKKGLGHIKDWDSLNFLLPLECKQLLSEMPELMQHMKEKELSNKCDKYCNVSPASKQRNRPMSCDCNNLANTTAVSSSSSTATQPSSGYRGSSTMLTDESAQNSPAPTGNFNPLFVYRYDSATSSEASCANIEGQRINPSIPKRSLSLADQNRIAKQGELAPPRPPLPKSILRKSMDKTRKSTAHTKRYSMFELDDIIQDPIVCATAAVEHKTKRRSLQEPYYLQNQTNFDYRKNNDLAAKRLSQQFLDAAEKDADYNEYYQDEGVGTESSLESGKSNEIKFHRPHTPPLPKPRTKKIEYIDFPPPGALISSADLQQLEEFLKQSGINCQNMDEWDQNQVQKVRSQVTKFLQMKRSQEENQRSTDSSSSSCNSKKSVSFAQKPDAKADVQQSQTKPVDELKVASLATPPNSPNISAMVAQRHYQGKNLAEIPICEEGEVSPDEFLSPTTHHEGRQKYDLIDVSQKRALVSNVTDAVEMLIQHFSPATDQAELAFLGDSKQSPACAKIALNALCPALYAIFRDGLKENIETSFGAVNNSVWQMVEATARQGPITKSLNELVLRINSEDAVTEGLVKFNAFILGLLNAQSVDAWVSYVRTRESILEKHYDPDSLILAGCVGESRCRALLDTLLASLEPLRLLPFSLDLMFEMRELHRSFKRIENDMRAASRPTTINTPPLTLNQRNLLKLVRSMQSSAVSSDDCQTSVIMRHREPRNKEPSTPDLLNDSANVKTTIEKNRPRSCVNPSAIGYDVCPSNSRIDLENNRRWSGVHLGSKLMQAFDRLVFDDSDDYTDSLENHKPPARAPGNDTKLDTSGEEQWRPGSANSSASGNTGTGSNNSGGKFRRLQLKWEMLSTAESPGTPSGETSPATARGSKIPRPVSSPVRPQAPAIQSPAKNAHRGIPVPVRKGSSPTTSTPRPNTARTAAAAKKPPQPANRVIPEKSTRKPADKTRVANVGAKKTNSSKKSPASRVDGACGGGAPRPASLPYGRAAPPPAPRRAASSSAARAHAHHAQQQKNKYVRTLWHRLPSDSGHLAFNEGERLRLILEVDDQYLLCCRGEQKGLVPRDAVLLEDF
- the LOC123868813 gene encoding uncharacterized protein LOC123868813 isoform X12 — its product is MGVTEYDWDSRIGYYSGEESVGSINTMSICKSELLFSPVKEGAHGVHFSVDSLDCELPTEQDLILTCQANKDNYTIAFEGSLTIYSEDSECAEPAVNQKHDKLVKKDFNIALDSDERTRRNIELLERCKKLTNKLTTSMARSDLGLTTWSKLKKQNSQSPLQRHPSGNNNENSNEAADTTNEMNNSVIKSQSLPNLYRRKLLSSSINSAALSNSTVDSFTANQRLIGTPTYMKVYDVSQNRSSLGSQHSEPMSTSSTDNQTSSDKSQTKQSFNLVKLFMKQKSMSNDGIVGMDQIDRSECWPSSSGGESGESMGEQKTGIFKSTHAERPQVELPIEALEEPSLGVYEEIRPTNPFNRVYDEVLIEEEEIEGYRASDNESNLYAVVNKPHLKRANLNITNSPSKGRNSRRSCSSQSSATSVSISSCSESDGTQITRINRVLQREPSDNKATSTHLEAETLDKSMQTSMLQASSMSHDREIYKIVEASFLEKLKEGGCEKPVFVLYPNYTLPDISFLNGRPNIYLSPVKVNISPKSNDTRRNRMQVKGKRPFSCNDVEMLKKKGLGHIKDWDSLNFLLPLECKQLLSEMPELMQHMKEKELSNKCDKYCNVSPASKQRNRPMSCDCNNLANTTAVSSSSSTATQPSSGYRGSSTMLTDESAQNSPAPTGNFNPLFVYRYDSATSSEASCANIEGQRINPSIPKRSLSLADQNRIAKQGELAPPRPPLPKSILRKSMDKTRKSTAHTKRYSMFELDDIIQDPIVCATAAVEHKTKRRSLQEPYYLQNQTNFDYRKNNDLAAKRLSQQFLDAAEKDADYNEYYQDEGVGTESSLESGKSNEIKFHRPHTPPLPKPRTKKIEYIDFPPPGALISSADLQQLEEFLKQSGINCQNMDEWDQNQVQKGKNLAEIPICEEGEVSPDEFLSPTTHHEGRQKYDLIDVSQKRALVSNVTDAVEMLIQHFSPATDQAELAFLGDSKQSPACAKIALNALCPALYAIFRDGLKENIETSFGAVNNSVWQMVEATARQGPITKSLNELVLRINSEDAVTEGLVKFNAFILGLLNAQSVDAWVSYVRTRESILEKHYDPDSLILAGCVGESRCRALLDTLLASLEPLRLLPFSLDLMFEMRELHRSFKRIENDMRAASRPTTINTPPLTLNQRNLLKLVRSMQSSAVSSDDCQTSVIMRHREPRNKEPSTPDLLNDSANVKTTIEKNRPRSCVNPSAIGYDVCPSNSRIDLENNRRWSGVHLGSKLMQAFDRLVFDDSDDYTDSLENHKPPARAPGNDTKLDTSGEEQWRPGSANSSASGNTGTGSNNSGGKFRRLQLKWEMLSTAESPGTPSGETSPATARGSKIPRPVSSPVRPQAPAIQSPAKNAHRGIPVPVRKGSSPTTSTPRPNTARTAAAAKKPPQPANRVIPEKSTRKPADKTRVANVGAKKTNSSKKSPASRVDGACGGGAPRPASLPYGRAAPPPAPRRAASSSAARAHAHHAQQQKNKYVRTLWHRLPSDSGHLAFNEGERLRLILEVDDQYLLCCRGEQKGLVPRDAVLLEDF